The Paraburkholderia bonniea genome includes a window with the following:
- the acnA gene encoding aconitate hydratase AcnA — protein sequence MAHNLHKTLKEFDSGSGTGKFYSLPQLGRALNVKIERLPVSIRIVLESVLRNYDGKKIAEEHIQQLANWKPNAARVDEIPFVVSRVVLQDFTGVPLLADIAAMRGVAKRAGKNPKSIEPLVPVDLVVDHSVQIDYFRQKDALDLNMKLEFQRNNERYQFMKWGMQAFDTFKVVPPGVGIVHQVNLEYLARGVHKKADGSDTVYYPDTLVGTDSHTTMINGIGVVGWGVGGIEAEAGMLGQPVYFLTPDVVGVELKGKIREGVTATDLVLTVTELLRKAKVVGKFVEFFGEGTKSLSLPDRATIGNMAPEYGATMGFFPVDEKTIDYFKGTGRTDAEIAAFESYFKAQKLFGIPKAGEIDYTTVVTLDLGSVTPSLAGPKRPQDRIEIGHVKATFGDLFSKPVSENGFAKKAADLDAQYTTSNGVDVKNGDILIAAITSCTNTSNPSVLLAAGLLAKKAVEAGLSVAPHIKTSLAPGSRIVTEYLTKTGLLPYLDKLGFTLAAYGCTTCIGNAGDLTPELNDAIVKNDIVAAAVLSGNRNFEARIHPNIRANFLASPPLVVAYAIAGNITRDLMTEPVGKGKGGKDVYLGDIWPTSDEVNALLKFALDPEAFRKNYAHLTKKGDLWSKIEGEDGQVYDWPKSTYIAEPPFFGKDFSMQPADSIAAVTGARALGIFGDSVTTDHISPAGSIKEDSPAGKWLKANGVQKADFNSYGSRRGNHDVMMRGTFANVRIKNLMIPLKADGSRVEGGLTIHQPSGEQLSIYDAAMKYVDAGTQTVVFAGEEYGTGSSRDWAAKGTQLLGVKAVIARSFERIHRSNLVGMGVLPLQFKGLDSVQSLNITGEETYDIEGLGNDFKPQQEVTLVIHRKDGKTQRVQVLLRIDTPIEVDYYKHGGILPFVLRSLLAA from the coding sequence ATGGCCCACAACCTCCACAAAACACTCAAAGAATTCGACAGCGGTTCCGGTACCGGCAAGTTCTATTCATTGCCGCAGCTTGGTCGGGCGCTGAACGTCAAGATCGAACGCCTGCCGGTATCCATCCGCATCGTGCTGGAATCGGTACTGCGTAATTACGACGGCAAAAAAATCGCCGAAGAACACATTCAGCAACTGGCGAACTGGAAGCCAAACGCGGCGCGCGTCGATGAAATCCCGTTCGTTGTGTCGCGCGTGGTGTTGCAGGATTTCACCGGTGTCCCGCTGCTGGCCGATATCGCGGCAATGCGCGGCGTCGCCAAACGCGCCGGCAAAAATCCTAAATCCATCGAGCCGCTGGTGCCGGTCGATCTGGTGGTCGATCACTCGGTGCAGATTGATTACTTCCGTCAGAAAGACGCGCTCGATCTGAATATGAAGCTGGAATTCCAGCGCAATAACGAGCGCTACCAGTTCATGAAATGGGGCATGCAAGCCTTCGATACGTTCAAGGTCGTGCCGCCAGGTGTGGGCATCGTGCACCAGGTGAACCTCGAATATCTGGCGCGTGGCGTGCACAAGAAAGCCGACGGCAGCGACACCGTGTACTACCCGGATACGCTGGTCGGCACCGACAGCCACACAACGATGATTAACGGCATCGGCGTCGTGGGCTGGGGAGTGGGCGGCATTGAAGCCGAAGCAGGCATGCTCGGCCAGCCGGTGTATTTCCTCACGCCTGACGTGGTGGGTGTCGAGCTCAAAGGCAAGATTCGGGAAGGCGTGACGGCAACCGATCTGGTGCTAACCGTAACCGAGCTGCTGCGCAAGGCAAAGGTTGTCGGCAAGTTCGTTGAATTCTTCGGCGAAGGCACGAAATCGCTGTCGCTACCAGACCGCGCAACCATCGGCAACATGGCACCGGAATACGGCGCAACCATGGGCTTTTTCCCGGTAGATGAAAAAACCATTGATTACTTCAAGGGCACTGGCCGCACCGATGCCGAAATCGCTGCGTTCGAAAGCTACTTCAAGGCGCAAAAACTGTTCGGCATTCCAAAGGCTGGCGAGATTGACTACACGACCGTCGTGACACTCGATCTCGGCTCGGTCACCCCTTCGCTGGCGGGCCCGAAACGTCCTCAAGACCGGATTGAAATCGGCCACGTGAAAGCCACCTTCGGCGACCTCTTCTCGAAGCCGGTTAGCGAAAATGGTTTCGCCAAGAAAGCCGCTGACCTCGACGCGCAATACACCACGTCGAACGGCGTAGACGTGAAAAATGGCGACATTCTGATCGCAGCCATCACCTCTTGTACCAACACATCAAACCCAAGCGTGCTGCTCGCCGCTGGCCTGCTGGCCAAAAAAGCCGTTGAAGCCGGGCTGAGCGTCGCACCGCACATCAAGACCTCGCTGGCACCAGGCTCGCGCATCGTCACCGAGTACCTAACCAAAACGGGCTTGCTGCCATACCTGGACAAACTGGGCTTCACACTAGCGGCGTATGGCTGCACGACCTGTATCGGTAACGCGGGCGATCTAACGCCTGAGTTGAACGACGCCATCGTCAAAAACGACATCGTCGCGGCTGCGGTGCTGTCGGGCAACCGCAACTTCGAAGCCCGGATTCACCCGAACATCCGCGCCAACTTCCTCGCCTCGCCGCCGCTGGTAGTAGCCTACGCCATCGCCGGCAATATCACGCGTGACCTGATGACCGAGCCAGTGGGCAAAGGCAAGGGCGGCAAGGACGTCTACCTCGGCGATATCTGGCCAACCAGCGACGAAGTCAATGCGCTGCTGAAGTTCGCGCTCGATCCTGAGGCATTCCGTAAAAACTACGCGCACCTGACCAAAAAGGGCGACCTGTGGAGCAAGATCGAGGGCGAAGACGGCCAAGTCTACGACTGGCCAAAATCGACCTACATCGCTGAGCCACCGTTCTTCGGCAAGGATTTCTCGATGCAACCGGCGGACAGCATCGCGGCTGTCACCGGTGCCCGGGCGCTCGGCATTTTCGGTGATTCGGTGACCACCGACCACATCAGCCCAGCCGGTTCGATCAAGGAAGACTCGCCAGCAGGCAAATGGCTCAAGGCCAACGGCGTGCAGAAAGCGGACTTCAACAGCTACGGTTCACGGCGCGGCAATCACGATGTGATGATGCGCGGCACGTTCGCCAACGTACGGATCAAGAACTTGATGATCCCGCTGAAAGCCGATGGCTCACGTGTTGAAGGTGGCTTGACGATTCACCAGCCAAGCGGCGAACAACTATCGATTTACGATGCCGCGATGAAGTACGTTGATGCAGGCACGCAAACCGTCGTGTTCGCGGGCGAAGAGTACGGCACAGGCTCATCACGCGACTGGGCCGCTAAAGGCACGCAGTTGCTTGGCGTCAAGGCTGTGATCGCACGCAGCTTCGAGCGGATTCACCGTTCCAATCTGGTCGGGATGGGCGTGCTGCCATTGCAGTTCAAAGGGCTGGATAGCGTGCAATCGCTGAACATCACCGGCGAAGAAACCTACGACATCGAAGGCCTCGGCAATGACTTCAAGCCGCAGCAGGAAGTGACGCTGGTGATTCACCGCAAGGATGGCAAGACGCAACGTGTGCAGGTTTTGCTGCGCATTGATACGCCTATTGAAGTCGATTACTACAAGCACGGTGGCATCTTGCCGTTTGTGCTGCGTTCATTGCTCGCGGCGTGA
- a CDS encoding Hpt domain-containing response regulator — MNTMSPTSMFSSDDGPRRVLVVDDNAVNRKVLARQLSVLGFTSIVTDSASKALDAMERDHFDLLITDLRMPGINGIEFAERVRELSQSVQIRVPIVLLTADATVEQGPPASSSPVDVVLVKPVDLDTLGACLKKLLPEEAGQGLALAAGSQQISDCPAGSDLFDLDYLGALARRGVNVFSLLQEWRREVDEDLARLDKYRRCADLAGVRSSLHRLSGSMGLVGSRLLMSDFQQSSTAQQMPETCVLDCLVATTRKLVEQLKQAPLPYGSPQQ, encoded by the coding sequence ATGAACACGATGAGCCCGACCAGCATGTTTTCGTCTGACGATGGACCACGGCGTGTTCTGGTCGTTGACGATAACGCGGTCAATCGCAAAGTGCTGGCGCGCCAGCTCAGCGTGCTTGGGTTCACGTCAATCGTCACCGATTCGGCAAGCAAGGCGCTGGACGCAATGGAGCGGGATCACTTTGATCTTCTGATTACTGATTTGCGGATGCCTGGTATCAACGGCATCGAGTTTGCGGAGCGTGTGCGTGAACTATCGCAGTCGGTACAGATCCGTGTGCCGATTGTTCTGCTGACTGCCGATGCCACTGTCGAGCAGGGCCCTCCAGCTAGCAGTTCGCCCGTCGATGTCGTACTGGTGAAGCCGGTTGATCTGGATACGCTGGGAGCCTGCCTGAAAAAACTTTTGCCAGAAGAAGCGGGTCAGGGTCTGGCATTGGCTGCAGGGTCCCAGCAGATATCTGACTGTCCGGCAGGTTCAGATTTATTTGATCTCGATTATCTTGGCGCGCTGGCGCGACGCGGCGTTAACGTGTTTTCGCTATTGCAGGAATGGCGTCGTGAAGTGGATGAAGATCTGGCGCGCCTGGATAAGTACCGGCGCTGCGCGGATCTTGCTGGGGTCCGCTCATCGCTGCACCGGCTCAGCGGTTCGATGGGCCTGGTTGGGAGCCGCCTTTTGATGAGTGATTTCCAGCAGTCCAGCACGGCGCAGCAGATGCCTGAAACGTGTGTGCTGGATTGTCTTGTCGCCACTACCCGGAAATTAGTCGAACAACTCAAGCAGGCACCGTTGCCGTATGGGAGCCCTCAGCAATGA
- a CDS encoding response regulator transcription factor, producing MKKIIIVDDHPMIRRTLSALIREDPELELIGESGDGEEGLKMVLSENPDLLILDLELPNLDGLSMIRRIRLVNNKMRILILSAKSEQLMAGHTHLAGANGYVGKGREMGELVTAIKTVLFGYDCFPAAPMNVPGKAARLEALSPREVEVLQYLARGVNNRDIAVRLFLSEKTVSTYKTRIQEKLGLESLAGMIEYAVLHKLID from the coding sequence ATGAAAAAAATCATCATTGTTGATGATCATCCGATGATTCGCAGGACACTTTCTGCCTTGATCCGGGAAGACCCTGAACTGGAGTTAATCGGTGAATCCGGCGATGGGGAGGAAGGGCTAAAAATGGTGCTCTCTGAAAACCCCGATCTGCTTATCCTCGATCTTGAGTTACCCAATCTTGATGGTCTTTCCATGATTCGCCGGATTCGTCTGGTGAATAACAAGATGCGTATTTTGATTTTGTCGGCAAAATCCGAACAGCTTATGGCGGGTCACACTCATCTTGCAGGCGCGAATGGTTATGTTGGCAAAGGCCGCGAAATGGGTGAGCTGGTGACCGCGATCAAAACGGTACTTTTTGGCTATGACTGTTTTCCTGCCGCGCCCATGAACGTTCCTGGCAAGGCTGCCCGCCTGGAGGCCCTGTCTCCGCGTGAGGTAGAAGTGCTGCAGTACCTGGCACGTGGCGTCAATAACCGGGATATCGCTGTGCGGTTATTTTTGAGTGAAAAGACAGTCAGTACATACAAGACCCGGATTCAGGAAAAGCTGGGGCTTGAGTCGCTGGCCGGGATGATCGAGTACGCCGTCCTTCACAAATTAATTGATTGA
- a CDS encoding OmpA family protein, protein MKYSLMVIALAVVITGCTSPATRDALQIQDQTILHSGFGTPQDSHSGAPSPEWLDMYRSVRSTPAEADLQRRLEALGPRKDNYFGYKAQCWIKAAQDERGHRDQWGFIEEALFEAGKLTAALESGQGLSADNPDLRTSSALRPDIWKDLLAAKSSPEFPSCTDAQRLTACAEVEMYRAGHEAWTRDFKGSKQIVDSLEKGLPDIGTALAACTPPPAAAPVVPEKITLQGDATFKFDRSDLAGMLPSGRAQLDGLIQNIKLTNDLTNIRIEGYTDHLGSDSYNRRLSTRRAETVKHYMQSGGVAVPMTALGMGKANPVVQCSDKNRHALIECLEPNRRVELNFMRRNSDVVPVDQSTSLQPVAPAAAVVEPVLAEPQQ, encoded by the coding sequence ATGAAGTATTCATTAATGGTCATCGCGCTTGCCGTGGTGATTACCGGTTGTACCTCGCCTGCCACCCGTGATGCTTTACAGATTCAGGATCAGACGATCTTGCATAGCGGTTTTGGCACGCCACAAGATTCACATTCGGGAGCGCCTTCGCCTGAATGGCTGGATATGTATCGCAGTGTCCGCAGCACGCCGGCAGAAGCTGATTTGCAACGGCGTCTGGAAGCGCTTGGTCCGCGCAAGGACAATTATTTTGGCTACAAAGCGCAGTGCTGGATCAAAGCTGCGCAAGATGAGCGTGGCCATCGGGACCAGTGGGGTTTCATCGAAGAGGCGCTCTTTGAAGCTGGCAAACTGACGGCAGCACTTGAATCGGGGCAAGGATTGTCCGCGGACAATCCGGATCTCAGGACGTCATCGGCGTTGCGGCCGGATATCTGGAAAGATTTGCTGGCGGCTAAGTCTTCACCGGAGTTTCCTTCCTGTACCGACGCGCAGCGCCTGACGGCTTGTGCGGAAGTCGAGATGTACCGCGCCGGGCATGAGGCATGGACGCGCGACTTCAAGGGAAGCAAGCAGATCGTTGATTCGCTTGAAAAAGGTTTGCCTGATATCGGCACGGCGCTGGCAGCATGTACGCCGCCGCCTGCGGCAGCTCCAGTTGTTCCGGAGAAGATCACGCTTCAGGGTGATGCCACCTTCAAGTTTGACCGGAGTGATCTGGCGGGTATGTTGCCGAGTGGGCGTGCGCAGCTTGATGGATTGATTCAGAACATCAAGTTGACCAACGACCTCACGAATATCCGGATCGAAGGCTATACGGATCATCTCGGAAGCGATAGCTATAACCGGCGGTTATCTACCCGGCGCGCTGAAACTGTCAAACACTATATGCAGTCGGGTGGTGTGGCAGTTCCAATGACGGCTTTGGGTATGGGCAAGGCTAATCCTGTCGTGCAATGTTCGGACAAGAACCGTCATGCGCTAATTGAGTGTCTTGAGCCAAACCGGCGAGTGGAATTGAATTTCATGCGCCGCAATAGCGATGTTGTGCCTGTAGATCAATCCACATCGTTGCAGCCAGTTGCACCGGCTGCAGCGGTTGTCGAACCTGTTCTCGCAGAACCACAGCAGTAA
- a CDS encoding YadA family autotransporter adhesin — protein MTTPSFKVAGGSYTDIGSALTAAAAAGSTGSPDGVVYDTSKHDQLTLGGAGSTVPVTLSNVADGQKANDAINLKQFQAAGIKTDTAGNVTNAFVAYDDTNKGLISLGGASGTKITNVAIGAVSSASKDAINGAQLFGTADSLAKAIGGGTTVDDKGIISTPTYTIDGKDYKNVADAISAAAKSGGSTDSVIYDTPAHNQLTLGGAGSTTPVLLANVAAGKLAAGSTQAVNAGQLFDTATSIAQALGGSSALGADGKVTKPSYKVDGASYEGIDGALSALSAKISSGGGSADSVVYDSSKHDQLTLGGTTGAAPVRLSNVADAQTDNDAVNLKQLKAIGLTTDTTGQITNSFVAYDNATKSSVTFNAGGAASQLKNVAAGVDATDAVNVSQMQAYVGSRSLAGNGVAYDDSTMSRVTLGGVGSTTPVKLTNIADGTDAGDAVTFGQFSALQSKVSNITTGGGGGTGGNTYITINGPATDSGTPPVAPVATGTDAIAIGNGASATGLSAIAVGARTVVAGDKSVGLGADASAPAMNAVALGSGSVADRDNSVSVGALGAERQITNVAAGSAPTDAVNVGQLSSAMGGVYQSMRDIDRNASKGIAAASALNVVTPYLPGRTTLNAGVASYRGQQALGIGVSRWNDKGTVNYNLGVSSSGGNSTIVRAGIGIVLGN, from the coding sequence GTGACAACGCCATCCTTCAAGGTTGCTGGTGGCTCGTATACCGATATCGGTTCGGCCTTGACGGCTGCTGCGGCGGCGGGTTCAACGGGTTCGCCGGATGGCGTGGTGTATGACACGTCGAAGCACGACCAGTTGACGCTGGGCGGTGCAGGCTCGACGGTTCCCGTCACGCTGTCGAACGTCGCTGATGGTCAGAAAGCTAACGATGCAATCAACCTGAAGCAATTCCAGGCGGCGGGTATCAAGACCGATACGGCTGGTAACGTGACCAACGCATTCGTGGCGTATGACGACACGAACAAAGGCCTGATTTCATTGGGTGGCGCTAGCGGTACGAAGATCACGAATGTGGCGATTGGCGCTGTTTCGTCGGCAAGCAAGGACGCAATCAACGGCGCTCAGCTGTTTGGTACGGCGGACAGCCTGGCGAAGGCAATTGGCGGCGGCACGACAGTTGACGACAAGGGCATTATTTCCACGCCGACGTACACCATTGACGGTAAAGACTACAAGAACGTGGCGGATGCGATTTCGGCAGCAGCCAAGTCAGGTGGTTCAACCGACAGCGTGATTTACGACACGCCGGCGCATAACCAGTTGACGCTGGGTGGTGCAGGTTCAACGACTCCAGTGCTTCTGGCTAATGTGGCTGCTGGCAAATTAGCGGCCGGTAGCACGCAGGCCGTGAATGCTGGGCAGTTGTTCGACACGGCTACCAGCATTGCACAGGCGCTGGGTGGTAGTTCGGCACTGGGTGCCGATGGCAAGGTAACGAAGCCAAGCTATAAGGTGGATGGCGCGTCATACGAGGGCATTGATGGTGCACTGAGTGCGCTGAGTGCGAAGATTTCCTCGGGTGGCGGTTCAGCCGATAGCGTGGTGTACGACTCGTCCAAGCATGACCAGTTGACACTGGGCGGCACGACTGGCGCTGCGCCGGTCAGGCTGTCGAATGTTGCAGATGCGCAGACTGATAACGACGCAGTCAACCTGAAGCAATTGAAGGCAATAGGGCTGACCACTGACACCACAGGGCAGATCACTAATTCGTTCGTTGCCTATGACAACGCGACGAAGAGCAGTGTGACCTTCAATGCGGGTGGTGCGGCTAGCCAGTTGAAGAATGTTGCTGCAGGTGTAGATGCGACGGACGCGGTCAACGTTAGCCAGATGCAGGCGTATGTCGGTAGCCGTTCGCTGGCCGGAAATGGCGTGGCTTATGACGACTCAACCATGAGCCGTGTGACATTGGGTGGTGTTGGTTCAACTACGCCGGTGAAGCTGACGAATATCGCTGACGGTACCGATGCAGGCGATGCGGTGACCTTCGGTCAGTTCTCTGCGCTGCAAAGCAAGGTAAGCAACATCACGACAGGTGGCGGTGGCGGTACAGGTGGCAACACGTACATCACCATTAACGGTCCTGCTACTGATAGCGGCACGCCTCCTGTAGCGCCGGTTGCGACAGGCACTGATGCAATTGCCATCGGCAATGGTGCTTCTGCAACAGGCCTCTCAGCAATTGCTGTGGGTGCACGGACCGTGGTCGCGGGTGATAAATCGGTTGGGCTGGGTGCGGATGCGTCAGCACCTGCAATGAATGCTGTCGCGCTGGGTTCAGGCTCGGTGGCTGATCGTGACAACTCAGTTTCAGTTGGAGCGCTTGGTGCTGAGCGTCAGATCACCAACGTGGCGGCAGGTTCTGCGCCAACCGACGCGGTCAACGTGGGGCAGTTGAGCAGCGCAATGGGCGGGGTGTATCAGTCCATGCGTGACATCGACCGCAATGCGTCCAAGGGTATTGCGGCTGCGTCAGCACTGAACGTGGTGACGCCGTACTTGCCAGGACGTACCACCTTGAATGCAGGTGTTGCGAGCTACCGTGGTCAGCAGGCGCTGGGTATTGGCGTGTCGCGCTGGAATGACAAGGGTACGGTCAACTACAACCTTGGCGTTTCCAGCTCGGGCGGCAACAGCACCATCGTCCGTGCGGGTATTGGCATCGTTCTCGGCAACTAA